The DNA region CGGGGTTGGAAAATGCCGGCATCGTCGAGATCGGGGACGGTTTGGGAATCGCCATGAAAGTGGAATCGCACAACCACCCCAGTGCGGTGGAACCCTACCAGGGCGCGGCGACTGGTGTGGGCGGAATTATCCGGGATATCTTCACCATGGGCGCACGACCCATTGCCTGCCTGAACAGCCTGCGGTTTGGCCCGTTGGAAGGGGATGGGGAGGCTGCCAAACGGAACCGTTACCTCTTCGACGGGGTCGTGAGGGGGATCGCCGGATACGGCAATTGCGTTGGCGTCCCGACGGTTGGCGGGGAAGTCTCGTTTCATCCGCGGTTCAACGGTCGGCCGCTTGTCAACGCCATGTGCATCGGGATCGTCGAATGCGACAAGGTCGCAACGGCAGGGGCAGAAGGTGTCGGCAACCCGGTCATCTACCTTGGATCAGCAACTGGGAAAGACGGGATCCACGGCGCGACGTTTGCCAGTGAGGAATTGGGGGAAGATAACCATGCCAAGCGACCAAATGTCCAAATCGGCGACCCATTTGCCGAGAAACAACTGATTGAAGCGACGCTCGAAGCGTTGCAGACCGGAGCCGTCCAGTCGATCCAAGACATGGGGGCGGCCGGGCTGACTTGCTCAACGATCGAAATGAGTGCAAAAGGCGGGGTGGGCATGGAGATCGACCTCGACCTCGTCCCCATGCGGGAAAGCGACATGAGCGGCTACGAGCTGATGCTGAGCGAGAGCCAAGAGAGGATGCTTGCCGTGGCTCACCATGGGCGGGAGCAAGAGGTCATCCGCGTTTTTGAAAAGTGGGGTGTCCACGCCAGGGTGATCGGCCATGTGACCGGCACCGGCCGGGTTGTGGTCCGCCGGCATGGTGAAATCGTCGCCGACGTAGAGGCCGTCCATTTGGCGGATATGTGCCCAACCTACACCATCGAGGGAATTGAGCCGGATCATTGCCGCACCGCCAAGGCGTTCGACATCTCCCAAATCCCCGTCCCGGGAGATTTGGGCGCAACCCTTGTGGAACTCGCCGGTTGGCCAGACCTTGCGGACAAGTCTTGGGTGTTCGGGCAATATGACTTCCAAGTGCAAACCCAGACCGCCCTTTGCCCTGGCGACGGCGATGCGGCCGTCTTGGCCCCCCGGGGAACGGCAAAGGGTCTCGCCGTTAAAATCGACGGCAATGGGCATTGGGTGCGCCAAAGCCCTTATGCCGGTGGGCAACTCGCCGTTTGCGAGGCCGCCCGGAATGTCGCCTGCGTTGGGGGAGTCCCAGCCGCCGCTACCGACGGATTGAACTACGGGTCGCCCGAAGATCCCGGCATCTATTGGACATTTGACCAAAGCGTCAAGGGGATCGCCGACGCATGCGAGGCGCTGGGAACCCCGGTTGTCAGCGGCAATGTCAGTTTCTATAACCACGGGGATCTGGGCGAGGTCTTGCCGACCCCGATGATCGGGATGCTCGGCATCTTGCCGGATGCGTCAAAGCGGTGCGGCTCAAAAGTCCACGGGCCGGGGGGCACCCTGTGCCTTCTGAGTTACACGCACCCCGAGGTGCCCCAACAGGGATTGGGGGCTTCTGCTTACCTGCGCGCCGTGCATGGGATTGAAGACGGCATCCCCGTCCCGCCGGTGCCCGCGTTGGAAAAGGTGCTCTGCCACACGCTCGCCGGCTGGATCAACCAAGGGCTCGTGGAAGCCGCCCACGACGTGAGCGAAGGGGGGTTGGGGTTCTGCGTGGCAGAAATGGTCGCAATCCCGGGATTTGGGGCCGAGATCGAATTGCCGAACCCCTACGGTTTCACCCGTTGCGACGCTTTGCTCTACGCAGAATTGCCAGGTTTTGTCGTGATTGCCGTCAAACCGGAGAACATCGGCCATCTTAGGGCCGCCTTACCATCGGATTTGAATCTAGCCGAACTGGGGCCGATCACGGATGGGGTGTTAAGATTCCGATACAATGGCGACGTGGTTGCGGAGACTGGCGCAAAGCAGTTTGCGATTCGGCACGCATCTTGCCTAGACGGATTGGTGCAGAGATAGCCGCGGGAGCCTGAGGGCGACCCCGACTGGGCGAAGAGGAATTATCGACATGAAATACACACGCTTGTGGATCATGGCCATGGTGGCTGGGATGGCGGTTTGCACATTCGCCGACTTGGCTCCGGCCTTTCAAATCGCCGAGGCGGGGAACCTCGCCGAAGGGGCTTTGCAGCAAACGCCTGACAAACTTCCCGCAGAAAATGTGGACGGCACAAAGGCCAACACCAAAACGCACAACGCCGCCGCAAAAATCATCAAGGAATTCAATGATGCTTCACAAGCAGACCTGATGGGGGCGGCCGTCCAGGCATTGGCCAAGTTCGAAGAACTCCATACCCAAGACCCCGTCTATCTACCCGCGATGACCTGGATCGGTTATTTGGCCACCGTCACGGGCAACCAAGTGCGATCCATCGAAGTTTTGGAAGCCATCCGGGGCAAGAGCAGCGACCAGAAGGTCAACTTGATGAACCTGCGCAACCTTTGCGCCGCCTATTACGCAACCCAGGATTACCGAAAGGCGGCTGGCGCCCTCGTCGAACTCGATTCGCAAGAACCAGGCAACCCGACGACCTTGTCGCTCCTTGGCAGCTCCTATGTGTTGGACAAGGATTACCGCAGCGCCATCGCACCTCTCGAATCGGCCGCCGGATACCTGGCAAACGATCCCGATTCCCTCCGCAATGTGCGGGTTGACCTTGGCATCTGCTACGCCCGCACAAACCAACAGGAAAATGCGATGGGCCTGTTTGATTCCATGTTGGACGATGGGGGGCTCACGGCGACCCAGTTGGGGTGGATGGGTTACATCTACCTGGAAAACAAGAAATACGGCCAAGCCATCAACGCGTTGGAACGCGCCAACAAGATGGATCCGACCAACGCCACGGTGGTCAACAACCTGGCAACGGCCTATATCGAGCGAGGCCAATCCGGTGACGAGGCAAAGGCGGTCAGCCTGTTCGAGACTTTGGCTGGAATGTCTTCTGGCAACCCGGTCGCCGACTACAACGTCGGCACCATTTATTTGAAGAAGGGCGAATATGCCAAGGCCAAGACCTACCTCTCCCGGGCGGCCAAAAGCAATGACCCTTATGCCCTCAACAATCTGGGCATGGCGCACGAAGGGCTCAAAGAAGACAAAGAGGCCCTGGCCGCGTACGCCAAGGCTAGCGACCTCCGGCCGGATGTCGTGGTCTTCTCCCGCAATGCCGGATTTGCCGCTGTCCGCGTCAAAGACGACAACTCTGCCGTCAAGTACCTTTCCCGAGCCTCGGCATCGGATAAATCTGCCGAAGTGCTGATCCCGCTGGCCGGCGTTTATAGCCGAACGGGACAAGGAACCAAGGCTCTTGATATCTGGACGATGCCGGAAGTGCGCGAAAAGCTGAAGGGGGACGCCGACTATTGGTTCAACCTTGGGTTGGCCCACGCCGGTGCCGGTCAGATGAAAGAAGCCGCAGCTGCCTACCGCCAAAGCCTGCTGATCAAGCCGGGCAACGGCGCGGTCCTCAACAATTTGGGCGCCCTTTTGTGGGATAGCGGGGACTACGCGGGCGCAAGGGATGCTTTTGAAAGGCAATCCAAGTTAGAGCCGGAAAACGAAACCGCCAAAATGAACATCGCTGCCTGCTACGTCAAAGAAGGCAACATCGATGGCGCAGTGGCGATTTGGCGCGATGTCGTCCGGGCCCATCCGGACCGCACCGACGTGCGGTTGGATCTTGCCGACGGGCTTTGGAACACCGGGGATACGCCAGGGGCGCGGTTCCATTACGCCACGGCCCTCAAATCCCAGCCCAACAACCCCCGGGCCTTGAACGGACTTGGGATGTGGGCACTGCTCCAAACCCAAAATGATGAAGCCGAAAGCTATTTCCGCAAAGCGGTTTCCGCCGACCGGAAGTTCATTCCCGCCTACCAAAACCTGGCCATCGTGTTGGAGCGCAAGAACAAATTGGCCGAGGCGGTCAAAACCTTGGAAGCCGCATTAAGCATGGACCCGGACAACGAGGCGGTCAAGCAACACCTTGCTCGGCTAAAATCGCTGTAGTGCGGATCCACACGATTGTCAACTCATTCCGCCCGGATGCTGTCCAAGCTGCCAAAGAGGCGCTGGAGGGGCTCCGGGCGGAGAATATCGAGTTTGGCGCAGACCGCGATTCCGCGTCTTTGCTTGGCGTGCAAGCTATCCCCCCGGAATCGTTGGGGGATGCGGATCTCATGGTTTCCTTCGGCGGCGATGGCACGTTGATCCGGGCCGCCCACCTGTGCGCGGAGCACGGGACTCCGATCCTGGGGGTCTACTTTGGACGGTTTGGGTTCGTCACCCAATGCATGCCCAGCGAAGTGGGGGCCGCCCTGAGCGCATTCTTAGACGGTCAGGCCCAGATCGAAGAGCGGATGATGGTGCAGACAGAGTTGCTGCGGGGGGATCGCAGCGTGGCCACCCTCCATTCGCTAAATGAAGCGGTCGTGCAACGTTCGGCGACCACCCGGATCCTGACCTTTGACGTCAAGTTGGATGGAGTCCGGCTCAGCCGTTACCCGGCCGACGGCGTCATGGTCAGTACACCGACGGGTTCCACCGCCTATAGCCTGAGCGCGGGCGGCCCGATCATCGACCCGTCCGTCGGTGCTCTCTTGATCACGGCGATCATGCCGCACACGTTGAGCGCCCGGCCGCTTGTCGCGCGCGATTCAGCGGTCATCGACATCCACATCGAAACCCGGGGGGATGCCGTCCTTAGCTGTGATGGGCAAAGCCGCTTGCACTTGTTGAGCGGCGATGCCGTCCGCATCACAAAATCTCCGCGCGTCACCCGGCTTGTCAGTGTGGATGAGCATGACTTTATGAGTAAGCTCGCCAACCGGTTCCAATGGAGCAAAAGCTCGCGACAGTAGCAATTCCCGCCCTCCGCATCTGTGGGGCGGCCGTCGAATTCCCGGTCCCAGGGGGTCGGATCAGGGCGGTCGACGATGTCGATCTAGAGGTGCAGCCGGGAGAGGCGATGGCCGTTGTCGGAGAATCCGGATGTGGCAAAACCACCCTTGCCCGGGCCGTTTTGGGGCTGCAGCCGTTGGCAGACGGGGAAATCCAAGTGGCGGGCCAAACTGTGCAGGGCAACCTGGCTGGCCAAGCCAAGCGGATCGGCATGGTGTGGCAGGACCCGTTCGCCAGCATTGAACCCAAATGGACGGTCCGCAAAATCTTGGAGGAACCTGTGCGGTTGGCGGGGCAACAGGCGGATATCGCCAAAATGATGGAGCAGGTTGGACTCGCCCCGGCACTCGCTGAGCGCTACCCCCATGAACTGAGCGGCGGCCAAAGGCAACGTGCGGCCATTGCCCGCGCCATCGCCCTCCGGCCTCCCCTCGTTATTTGTGACGAACCCACCGCTGCGCTCGACCTCAGCATCCAAGCGCAAATCCTTAACCTGCTCAAGGATCTCAAGGCAGAGACCGGTTGCGCCTTCCTTTACATCACGCACGACTTGCAAACCGTCCGGTACCTCGCCGACCGCGTGGCCGTGATGTACATGGGGCAAATTGTGGAGATCGGGCCGACCGAGGCCGTTTTCACCCACCCCAAACACCCGTACACCCAAGCGCTTTTGGCATCATCGCCAAGCCTGGAAAAACTAGGTCACATCCCCGACGCGCCGCTTGGAGAAATCCCAGAACCGACAGCGCAGATCGCCGGATGCCGGTTTGCCAGCCGGTGTCCTTTTGCCCAAGACGATTGCCAGCAGCCCCTTCCGGGATACGATCTTCCGGACGGCCACCGGGCCCTTTGCATCCACCCCAGGTGACGGCGATCCGGGACTTTCCCGGATCGTTTACCGGCGACTGGTATTGTTGATCTCTTAACAATTATGTCGGAAGGGATTACGCCACGCCGCGCGCTCGACGATGAGCGGAGGTTGATAGAGGTTGAACTGCTCGACATGGTCAACAAGTCAGTTGCCATGTTCAACCTGGCTGTCCGGTCGCTGCACCAACTCGACACAGGGATGGCCCGCCAAGCCTTGGGCCTCGACGACGAGATCGACCGGCTGGACCTTGAAATCGAAAGCAAGTGCCTCGACATCCTGGCGCTCCAGCAACCGATGGGAAGCGACCTGAGGGAAGTCGGCACCTGCCTCAAAATCATCACGGACATCGAGCGGGTCGGCGATTTAAGTGTCGATATCTCCAAAATCACCCTCAAGATTGACAAGGAGCTCGGGCGATCTGATTTTGTTGACCTGCCCCGGCTGGCCGTCGTCGTCACCCGGATGCTCAACGAGAGCGCGCAGATGTTCGCCCGGAAATCGGCCGATGGGCTCGACCAGATCGGCAAACTTGAGGACGAAGTGGACGAGATGTACCGGGAATTCCGTACGCAAACCCAGGAGTTCATGGTTGCCCATCCCGAACAAGTGGTTGCCGCCAGTTGGATGTTACTGGCCTTGCACCATATCGAGCGGGTAGCCGACCATGCGCTCAATATGGCCGAGAGGGTCCACTTCATGGTGACCGGCGAACTCCGGCAGATCGTTCCAGACGACCCAGACCGTGGATAACTCTGCGCCCTCTATCGGCTAGCCTGCGTCTGGAAGTGCATCCGATGGTGCCTTGGTTTATCGCCTATTACGCCTCCCCGATCACTGAGGGGCTCCACATTAGGACGGATTCCGTCCAAGCCCAACGGCAAGTCGGCATTCAAACGGTGGAGGTCACACACACTTCGGGGATCCACGCCCGCGACGGGGACAGGGTCACCATCCAGTATCGGTTCGTGGCCGCGGGCCGCGTTTTGGCCGACGCCGACCTGGTCGGCATGCCTTTCACGTTCACATTGGGGGATGGCACGGTGCCTGACCCCGTCGATGACTGCGCATGGGGTTTGCAGCTTTGGGCGCGGCGCCGCGCCAAAGTGGATGCCGCCCAACTCGGCCCGGGGTTTGCCGCCCGGTGGCCCGACATTCATGGCCAGGTCGAGTTTGAAGTCGTTGTTGTCGGCCTTGTGCGGCCCGGAATGCCCTAGGGCCGAGTAGAATCCCTGCCTATGGTGGAAGACCTCAGGGAGTTGTGGCGGTTCCGCGAACTCCTTTGGGCAATGGTGGAGCGGGACCTCCGCATCCGATACAAGAATTCCGCCCTCGGTTTTTTTTGGAGCCTTCTGAACCCGTTGGTGACCGTGCTGGTGATGTGGGCGGTGTTCACCTTTTTGCTCGGCAACCACACCAAGAGCTACGCAGCCTATATCTTGGCCGCCTATCTCCCATTCTTGTTTTTCAACATGAGCCTCATGGATTCGGCCCAGTCTGTCCTGGGGGCCTTGCCGGTGGTGAAAAAAGTCTACTTCCCCCGGGAGATCATGCCCCTTGCGAGCGTGATTAGCAACTTTGTCAATTTTTTGTTGACATTGGGCGTCTTCCTTGTATTCCTGTTTGGCGTGTGGGCTCTCAGTGGGTTCCAGGTCACCCCATATTCTTGGAAGCTTTTAGCGCTCCCCTTGCTGCTCGTCCCGTTCTTGAGCTTGGTCACCGGGCTCGCCCTGTTGGTCAGCGCCCTCAATGTCTTTTATGAGGATGTCAAATACATCCTCGGCGTTGTCCTCTACCTGATGTTCTTTGTCTGCCCAGTGATGTACTTTAGCGAGACGGTTAAGGCTTCGCTCGGCAAATATGCCAACGGCGACCTCCTCTACATGCTTTATCACCTGAACCCGCTGGCCACCATGCTGACGGCATTCCGCAAAGTCCTTGTGCCAGCGGGGGTGATCGATATCCCGCAAGCCGGCGGACAGGTGCCGCCTGACCCGTTCAACTACCCGATGGTGGCGGTGGCCAGCCTGGTCAGCTTCGCCGTCCTGATCTTCGGCTATTCCGTGTTCAACCGCATGAAGTGGAGGTTTGTCGAACGGCCATGAAATCCGGGGACGCCATTGCCATCAAAGATTTGCGGAAACAGTTCGTGCTCAGCCATTCCGGCGCCGCTTCACTCAAAACAGCCCTGCTTTGGTGGAAGAGGAAAAACATGGAAAAGCTCGAAGTGCTGCGCGGGCTCGACCTCACGATCCGTCATGGCGAATGCGTCGCCCTGGTGGGTAGGAACGGAGCAGGGAAATCAACCTTGCTCAGCCTGATCTCCAGGATCTACAAGCCGACATCGGGCAGCATCGCCGTAGATGGGCGCATCGCCCCCCTTCTCGAACTCGGCGCGGGGTTCCATCCAGACCTCACCGGGCTGGAAAACATCCTCTACAATGGGATGATCCTTGGCCTCACCCGGAAGGAGGCCACGGAACGCACCCCGGCCATCGTGGAGTTTGCCGAATTGCAATCCCATATCGACGCCCCGGTCCGCACTTATTCCAGCGGGATGCAAGCGCGGCTGGGCTTCAGCATCGCCGCCCATGTCGATGCCGATATCTTGATCGTCGACGAGGTTTTGGCGGTCGGGGATTATGCTTTTGAAAAGAAATGTTACGACTACATCGATTCGTTCCGGGCCAAAGGCGGAACGATTTTGTTCGTCAGTCATAACCCAGATTCAGTCCAGCGGGTTGCCGACCGAGTGGTTTGGATTTCTAAAGGTGAAGTTGAGCGGGATGGCCCGGTCGAAGAAGTCCTAGAGGCGTACCTCGCCGCTGGCGATAACCGCTAAGCATCATCAGGCAAAGGTGGCCCGGATATTCCCGTGCCCAATACCCGGAGCCAAAGCCGGGATCCTCTTGGTTTGAGCGCGATCCGGAGAAGGGCCCCGAGACGGTTGACCGCATAGCAAGCCCATTGGGCCGCCAGCCCGTGGTGGATCCGGAAATAGAGCTCCTTGCCGTAGTTGTAGCAGGCGACAGACCACCAGCGGTTTTCTTTGGACGACACGCCCAACTCATGGGTAAAAACCGCCATTGGATCATAGACGATTTTCCCCATGCGGGAGAGCCGGAGGCAAAGTTCGGTGTCTTCACAATAGAGGAAGAACCGCTCATCAAAGCGGGCGACCGGCCTCATCATCAGGCATGCTCCCATCACTTGAGCCACATGGAACGGCCCCCCAGAACCCCCGACCAAGCGCGCTGAAAGGTAGTACGGGTTGAACACCCGGGATTTGGGGAACAGCCGGTAAGTTAATAGCTGCTCGCAGACAACAACCCACAGGGTCAGCCGGCTGCATGCCGATTCTTGCAAGCTGCCGTCGGGGTTGAGCAGCCTCCCGCCGGCGGCGACGACACTGGGGTCTTTGAACGCCTCGGCGAGTTTCGCCACCGCGCCGGGCTCCGGGACGCAATCAGAATTCAACAGAAGGGCAAGATCGCCGGTCATGGCATCTAGCGCCTGGTTGTTGGCCGCGCCAAAACCCCGGTTCCGCGTATTGATGATGAGTTTGACCCCCGGGTGCCTTTCTTTGACCAACTCGACCGTCTTGTCGCGGCTCGCATTGTCCACGACGATCACTTCGTGTGCTTGCCCCTCCAGGGCCTCCAGGGCCGCAAGGACGTGGCCCGCCGTGTTGTAGCTGACCAAGATGACGGAGACTTTCTTAGCGTGTTCTGCTCCGCCCACATCCGGATTATGACCGTTTGGCGAACTTTCAGCCTAAATTGAAAATTCGCGCCGGATCGAGGTGTAGAATCAAATGACGATGGCGGCAACGGTCAGCCCGGGAGTTTCGATCGATTCGATCGCGGAAAAGGTATTTGGGGGTGTGCGCATCACGCCGGAAGATGCGCTGTTCTTGTTCAACCACCCCAACCTCAATGATCTGGCCACCTTGGCCAACCACCGCCGCGAACAAGCGACCGACCCCGATACCGTCACCTACATCGTCGGCAGGATTCTCAACTACACGAACGTGTGTTGGGTGCGTTGCAAATTCTGCGCGTTCTACCGGGTTCCGGGCAATGAGGAAGGCTACACGCTCAGCGAGCAGGAAATCCTCGACAAAGTCCAAGACACCGTGGACAGGGGCGGGGTTGAAATCCTTTTTCAAGGCGGTCTCAACCCCAAGCTTAAGATCGACTACTACGAAGAGATCTTTGGCAAGGTCATGGCCAAATTCCCCGACGTGATTTTGCACGCCCTCAGCCCGGCAGAAATCATCTATATCGCCCACATCAGCAAGCTGACCTTGGAAGACTGCCTTAAGCGGCTTCATGCCGCCGGACTGCATTCAATCCCAGGAGCCGGGGGCGAGATCTTGGTCGACCGCGTCCGCAAAATCATTGCCCCGTACAAAGACACCACCGACGAGTGGCTGGCCTGTATGCGCACCGCTTCAAAGCTTGGCATCAAGAGCACGGCCAGCATGATGTTCGGCCATGTCGAAACTTTGGAAGACCGCGTCGAACACCTTGGGCGGATCCGCGACCTCCAGGACGAGTGCCAACCGTTCCGGGCATTTGTCACTTGGAGCTTCCAACCGGAAGAAACCAATCTGCCCATCCCCCACAAGGCATCTTCGTTCGATTACCTCCGGACGGTCGCGGTCAGCCGCATCTTCCTCGATAATTTTGCCAACATGCAGCTCTCGATCCTCACCCAGGGGCCCCGCATCGCCCAATTGGCGCTGGGTTATGGCGCCAACGATTTTGGGTCGACCATGATCGAAGAAAATGTCGTCAGTGCGGCGGGAAATAAGTTCATTCTAAGTGCCGAAGAATTCGAACGGCTCATCCGAGACGCCGGATACACCCCCAAGCGGCGCAACACCCGGTACGAACTGGTGTAAACCAACACCGGTGATCCCCGCGGGGAATTTTTGACATTTGCCTGGCAAGGGCGGCATACTGCCCCCCATGCCGAGCCCAGCCATGACGGCCGATGAAAAACGCGGCCTCTCCCGGGTGATTGCCGCAAGTTCGGCCGGGACGCTGATTGAGTGGTACGACTTCTACATCTTTGGGTCTCTTGCGGCGACCTTTGGGGCGCATTTCTTTCCCAGTAATGGGGACGAAACGGCGGCACTGCTCAAAGCCTTTGCCACATTTGCCGTTGGGTTTGTGGTTCGGCCGTTCGGCGCGTTCTTTTTCGGGCGGCTAGGGGACTTGGTCGGCCGGAAGTATACGTTTTTGCTCACGCTGCTCCTGATGGGTGGTTCAACGTTTGCAATCGGGATTTTGCCAACCTACGGACAAATCGGGGTAGCTGCAACGGCCTTGCTGGTCCTGCTCCGAGCCGTCCAGGGCCTCGCCCTTGGCGGGGAATATGGCGGGGCTGCAACCTATGTGGCGGAGCATTCCCCGGTCGGGCGCCGGGGATTCTATACGAGTTTCATCCAAACGACCGCAACCCTCGGATTGTTTGTCTCGATCATCGTCATCTTGCTCTGCCGGAACGCCGTCGGCAAAGACGCCTTTGAAGACTGGGGCTGGAGAATCCCCTTCCTCCTCTCGTCCGTGCTGGTGGTTTTTAGCTACCTAATCAGGCGGAATATGGAAGAATCGCCTGAGTTCGCGGAAATGAAGGCGGGCGGCAAGACGAGCAAAAACCCGTTGAAAGAAGCGTTTGGGAACACGGAGAACCTGCGCTGGGTGCTGCTCGCCCTTTTTGGGGCAACAGCGGGGCAGGGGGTGGTTTGGTACACGGCCCAGTTTTATGCCCTTTCGTTCATGCAAGACACACTAAAGGTCGACAAGGGCGTTGCCGGAACTGTCATGTTGGTGGCCCTGGCTTTGGCGACCCCGTTCTTTATCTTGTTCGGTTCACTTTCGGACCGTGTCGGCCGTAAAAAAGTGATGATGGCCGGCATGGTTTTGGGGGCGGTTGGGTTTATCCCGATGTTCAATCTGCTCACCGTGGCGGCCGGCTACGATGCGGCAACAAAGTCGTCATCCAACCCCAACGTCCCGATGCTGGTCGCCGTGGTCTTTGTGATGGTCTTGTTCGTGACCATGGTTTATGGCCCGATAGCCGCTTTCTTGATCGAACTCTTCCCAACCCGCATCCGGTACACATCCATGAGCGTGCCTTACCACATCGGGAACGGCATTTTTGGGGGACTGGTGCCCTTTGTCAGCACCGCCCTTGTCGCCTCTAGTGGGAACCTCTTTGCTGGGCTTTGGTACCCGGTGGGGGTGGCGGCCGCGACATTCGTCATCGGATCCCTAT from Armatimonadota bacterium includes:
- a CDS encoding MHS family MFS transporter, which codes for MPSPAMTADEKRGLSRVIAASSAGTLIEWYDFYIFGSLAATFGAHFFPSNGDETAALLKAFATFAVGFVVRPFGAFFFGRLGDLVGRKYTFLLTLLLMGGSTFAIGILPTYGQIGVAATALLVLLRAVQGLALGGEYGGAATYVAEHSPVGRRGFYTSFIQTTATLGLFVSIIVILLCRNAVGKDAFEDWGWRIPFLLSSVLVVFSYLIRRNMEESPEFAEMKAGGKTSKNPLKEAFGNTENLRWVLLALFGATAGQGVVWYTAQFYALSFMQDTLKVDKGVAGTVMLVALALATPFFILFGSLSDRVGRKKVMMAGMVLGAVGFIPMFNLLTVAAGYDAATKSSSNPNVPMLVAVVFVMVLFVTMVYGPIAAFLIELFPTRIRYTSMSVPYHIGNGIFGGLVPFVSTALVASSGNLFAGLWYPVGVAAATFVIGSLFLKEREHETTDPLPG
- the mqnC gene encoding dehypoxanthine futalosine cyclase, which encodes MTMAATVSPGVSIDSIAEKVFGGVRITPEDALFLFNHPNLNDLATLANHRREQATDPDTVTYIVGRILNYTNVCWVRCKFCAFYRVPGNEEGYTLSEQEILDKVQDTVDRGGVEILFQGGLNPKLKIDYYEEIFGKVMAKFPDVILHALSPAEIIYIAHISKLTLEDCLKRLHAAGLHSIPGAGGEILVDRVRKIIAPYKDTTDEWLACMRTASKLGIKSTASMMFGHVETLEDRVEHLGRIRDLQDECQPFRAFVTWSFQPEETNLPIPHKASSFDYLRTVAVSRIFLDNFANMQLSILTQGPRIAQLALGYGANDFGSTMIEENVVSAAGNKFILSAEEFERLIRDAGYTPKRRNTRYELV